DNA sequence from the Penicillium psychrofluorescens genome assembly, chromosome: 3 genome:
TTGAATTACTGGCAGGTAGTGCTGCTCTATGCTGCCGAAACACAGTCGAAGCATTTGCAATTGTTCTGCTATCTCCTGTATAGCAGTTTGATCAGCGACAAGGAAGATGCCCGTCTGTCTGCCGCAAGACTTTGGCGTATAATCCTCGTACAGAGACCGGATGAGATCACGAATCTGCTAAGCCATGGACCCCCCACTCTGCAAAATCGACTATCTGATGGATTTAATGCACTCTCGGGGATGGAAGATAAGGAATTTCTACAGTGGATCGATGAGCAAAGGGACGACCTCGATGCCTTGTTCTTTGGCATTCTATCTCGGTCGTGGGAGACATTCGTACAGGAGGAAAAAGCAGCCAGCGCGGACTCCGCAAAACACCGTTTCTCAAAGCGCAAAGAGAAACTCAAGCAGTGGGCCCAGATCGAGAAGTTCCACGAAGACATGACTCGGAAGCATGATGCCACTCTGCCCCATTGGATCTCAAATATATCCGCGTCCGAGTTCATGAAGTCTCAGCGAGCGCTACAAGATCTTCAAGACAACACCGTGTTCATGTGGTCAGCGCTTTCCAATCTCTTGCTGAATCTGCAACGACCCGGTGGGCTCCTTGCTGAAGAGAAAGAACGGAAATGGAGGCTTGATCAAACCGAAGGCCGCAGTCGCATGCGGCTGCGTCTTGTCCCGGATGAGTCGGGCGAGCGACAAGATTACCAGCCCAAACGCAAGGCATCCGAACCAACTTCACTTAAAATCGATACCCGGTTGCGCGCACAGTCCGACGGGGGACAGACTATCTCCACACCGACTGTGCTCACCGCTGAACCTGCTGAGAATGAGCCTCAGGATGGCGGCACCGAGAGTCCCAACATGCTTGAGGACAACTtcgagatggtcgaggaCCCCAAGCTTGAAATCGAGGAGTACGAAGACAAAAATAGGAAAGTGATGCGATCTCTCCACCGCGGTGACCAAGTCCAGAACGTCTGTAACATGTCTCGAATTATCGGTCTGGAAGCCGTAGAGGGTCTCTTGATCCTCGGAAAGGACTGCGTCTATATTCTGGACAATTTCTTCCAAAGAGCCGACGGCGAGATCGTCGACGTGTGGCAGGCGCCTGCCGAAGAACGTGATCCGTACGTTCGGATGATTGCTGGGCGTGAATCCAATGACCGTCGCTCCCAGGAGCACGAAACAAGGAGCTGGAAATGGTCGGATTTGGTCAGTGCATCGAAACGCCGGTTCTTGTTTCGCGATGTGGGCCTGGAAATCTTCTTCACAGACGGCACCAGCTACCTGTTGACCCTCTTCTCACCAAAGGCGCGAGATGACCTATGCAATCAGCTCGGGTACAAAGCTCCGCAGGTCACAGGAAGTACGGGGCATTCAAGGCCAGAAGATATCTCACGTTTTGAAACACTGCGCAGCCAGGAAGACGCGCCCCAGTCACTGGGATCCAAATTCGCGAGCGTCtttggccatcttcctgctAATCCAGCAACTCGAAAATGGGTTCGAGGAGAGATTTCCAATTTCCATTATCTCATGTTGCTCAACACGCTTGCTGGTCGGACATTCAACGACTTGACCCAATATCCTGTTTTCCCGTGGGTTCTGGCAGACTATACGAGTGAAGAACTCGACCTCACCAACCCCAGAAGCTTCCGAGATCTCTCCAAACCGATGGGCTGTCAGACTCTAGAGCGCGAAGCTGGCTTCCGAGAGCGATACAACGCCTTCGCCGAGATGGGTGATAGCAATTCCCCGCCATTCCATTATGGGACCCACTACTCGTCGGCCATGATCGTCAGCTCATATCTCATCCGCCTGCAGCCTTTCGTCAAGTCGTACCTCCTCCTGCAAGGCGGGACGTTTGACCACGCGGACCGTCTCTTCTACTCTATCCGCAAGGCATGGGAGTCTGCGTCGCGTGGAAATATGTCGGATGTGCGAGAGTTGAGCCCGGAGTTCTTCTATCTCCCCGAGTTCCTGGTGAACTCCAACAAATACGACTTTGGCCTGCTGCAAAACATGACCACGGCCATCGACTCGGTCGAGCTGCCCCCATGGGCCAAGGGCGATCCGAAGATCTTCATCGCCAAGCACCGCGAGGCGCTCGAGAGCCCATACGTATCGGAGAACCTGCACCACTGGATCGACCTGGTCTTTGGCAGCAAGCAGAAAGGCGAGGCTGCCGTCGAGGCCGTCAATGTCTTCCACCATCTTTCTTACAAGGGGGCCAAGGATCTggatgccattgatgatcCCATGGAGAGACTAGCGACCATCGGCATTATTCATAATTTCGGACAGACTCCGCACCAGATCTTCCAGCGGCCTCATCCGCAGCGCGAGGATCAGCGGTATCGCGTGCCACGGTTGGATGCTCTGGCGGAATCGTTGACCCAAATGCCGTTGTCTCTGGTTGGTGAGTGGTTTATCTCGCCCGGGGAACCGAAGTGTTTGAACTGACATCAGCTATCCAGATATCGAAGAGCGAGTCGCCACCTTGTCAATGAAGCAAGACCGTCTGTTATGTACTCCCGCTCTCCGGCTGAATGTTCCACCCACCTACGACCAGTATATGGAGTGGGGCTTCTTTGACGGCAGTGTCCGGTTTTATGCTACAGATAGCCGCAAGGTATGGTTGTCGATGTGaaacagagaagagagataCTAATCTCGACCGAACAGCTTCTGGGTCACTTTGAACATCTTCACGTCGGCCAGCTTTCCTATGCGCACTTCGCTGATTCTCGGACTCTCGTCACAAGTGGTACGGACTGTACGATTTCCCTGTGGACGGTCACTACCAACTCGAAGTCGGTCGACCTGCAGCCTAGCGGGTCGCTATTTGGCCATCGAGCCCCGGTTACAGTGCTGGCCGTCTCCCGCTCGTTCAGCGCATTGCTGTCTGCATCCGCGGACGGGCAGATCATGCTCTGGGACCTCAATCGCCGATCATTCGTCCGAGCACTTCCAGCCCATGGGCCAGTGGATGTACGTATTTCTGCCCAGTCCACCATTTCATCTACTAACTCTTGTCTAGTGTGCCCGAATCAACGACGTGACGGGAGACATCATGGTCtgccgcggcggccgagTCACGCTGTATACGCTGAACGGAACGATCCTCGTCGACCAGCCTGTTTGCGAATCCGGCGAGGACCACGTCCTCTCCTGTGTCTTCTACGAGGGCGCGCACAATGAATGGCTGGAGCGCGAGCTCGTCCTGACCGGGCACGCGCGCGGCGTGGTCAACATCTGGACCAAGGCCGTCCGCGGCGGCCGGTGCGAACTCGAGCTGATCCGCCAGTTGCACCATACCGACAGCAGCCGCGACAATGGGGCCAATATCTCCGCGGGGATCACCTGCATCCTGGCACTGGCGCATGTGGTGTATACGGGGGATGAGGCTGGTCGGGTGGTGAGTTTTCCCCCTGCATTCTAAATGATCCTCGCATAGCTTCGGGCTCTGGGCTGACGATGGGCACAACAGTATGAGTGGAACTGCATCCAGCGACACTAACTTACATTTATTCCCTTGGTGTCGttcaaaacaaaagcaatTGTAGATTGCGTGGCCCTGTTAGTACCTATTCTTCCGGCACAAGCATATAGTTCCATCTACACGATATTTATCCGGGTGCCGGTGAGTAAGTAGTAGTGGGCCATTGGTAGCCGGTCGACCCTCCTCCGCCGGAGCACACTGCGCCGGCAATGGACAACAAGTAGCATATTATTGTAGAACATTGAGACTGAAAGGAATTGAGAGGAATTAAGAGGAATTGAGAGTGCAGagtagagaagaaaaagcaatGATAGACACCAGAATAAAATCTGGGCTTGTCGGTGTCTAATAATACTAACGAGGGGCAAGTACAGAGTGCAAACGGACGATGATTTCATTGCCCCACCTGACCTGACCGCGCTCACCTACCGCCACCTCAAATACCGCCGCCACCGTAGctacttctttcttctcttctcttctctttcccaTCACTCatcctctcttttcttctatcAATCTATTCCCACTTAATCAATCATCCTTGCaccatgtcttcctctctcgagcagctcaaggccaCTGGCACCGTCGTCGTTTGCGACTCTGGTGAGTTTCATTCCTGTGTGGCGGGGTACCGCGATAGAGACCGTTTAACTGACCGCGACCGTGTCTAGGTGACTTTGCCAGTATGTGCACCAGCAATTAACGCCCAACGCAGTTCCCCATCACTAACACGTGTGTTCTCGCAGCCATCGGCAAGTACAAGCCCCAGgatgccaccaccaacccctccctcctcttgGCCGCttccaagaagcccgagtACGCCAAACTGATCGACACGGCTGTGGACtacggcaagaagaagggaaagaccGTCGACGAGCAGGTCGATGCCACCCTCGACCGTCTGCTGGTTGAGTTCGGTCGCGAGATCCTGCAGATCATCCCCGGCAAGGTGTCGACCGAGGTCGATGCCAAGCTGTCCTTCGACACCAAGGGCTCGGTCGACAAGGCTCTGCACATCATTGAGGTATGTTCGGCGTGACTGGCATATGTTGCAAGCAAAAAACTTAACGATTTCACCAGCTCTACAAGGAGATCGGCATCCCCAAGGAGCGCATCCTGATCAAGATCGCCTCCACCTGGGAGGGTATCAAGGCCGCGCACATCCTGCAGTCGCAGCACGGCATCAACTGCAACCTGACGCTCATGTTCTCGACCGTGCAGGCtatcgccgccgccgaggctggCGCCTTCCTGATCTCGCCTTTCGTCGGCCGCATCCTGGACTGGTACAAGGCCGCGCACAAGCGCGACTACACCGCCACCGAGGACCCAGGCGTCAAGTCCGTCCAGGACATCTTCAACTACTACAAGAAGTACGGCTACAAGACCATTGTCATGGGCGCTTCGTTCCGTAATGTCGGCGAGATCACCGAGCTGGCTGGCTGTGACTACCTGACCATTGCGCCCAACCTCCTCGAGGAGCTGTACAACTCCACCGCCGCCGTGCCCAAGAAGCTCGacgccgcctccgccgctTCCCTGGACATCCCCAAGCGCGAGTACCTCAACAACGAGGCCGAGTTCCGCTTCGACTTCAACGAGCAGACCATGGCCGTtgagaagctgcgcgagggTATCTCCAAGTTCGCGGCCGATGCCGTCACCCTGAAGGATATTCTCAAGCAGAAGATCCAGGCATAGGGTTTTCCGTTCGTTTAATTTGTTATTTTGCTCTCTTGTGTAAATTGGCGATGCCCCTCAAAAATTGTCTTGGAATCGGTAGTAGATATGAATTCATGATACACAATTTTCTGTcggtctttcttctttaacTCCGAACTGCCGAGAATGCCCGTGCACTCGATCCAGGCCAGTCGGCTTATTCAGAAAAGTGCCTGCCCCGCAGTGGGTGGACTCGGGCACGGAATTCTATTGTACAAGGTTCGTGACGACTGTGTAATGGACTGACCAAGGACTGGTGTCCTGCGGATTCTATGCCCGAGGTTAGCAGACCAGCTATCATGGCATCGGGATAGGCAGAAGGGAGAGCATATAAGCTATCATGAAGACATTTAGGAGATATAGCATCTCGTATTTCAAATATGATCTATacaaaaaaacaaaaacagcacaagaagaaaaagtcaagGGGCCATTATGTCATTGCCCTCCGTCGGCTTCCTATAGGAAGGTGGGGATGTTTTGTTCTGGTAACTGTGTATCAGTACATCTGCTGGCTGCGGAATTCGTATGGTAGAAGATGTACCGGTACCACCCGTGGTGGGGTAGCATTGGTTGGTCACCATAGCATCATCCCGCTTATTACAgcagccagctcctcccccctcttcctcttctctttctttctttcttaGACTTCAAATCATCTACTCCCATCCATCTGTCAATCCATCCCCAATTCAATTCATTATCTATAACCGTCAAAATGGTCAAAGCTGGTATGTATCCAATCTCCATTTTCGATCTAGGGTGATCGTTCTGTCCCCACGGGTCCCCTGTGGCGAGGGGTGAGCACATTTGAGCACCTTGTGAGAGGAATCCGAAGCTGGCTACTCCCGGGCCTATCAGCTTGGTCTCTCCTCCCTGTCCGCCTCGTCCAGCTCTCCACTGCGGTCTGTCTGTCAAGGAACATGTGGAGAGACCTAGCTCTTGGGTTGTGTTGTGTGGCTTGCCATCTAACCCTAGCTGCTGCGGTTGCTCCCGGATCATCCCACCTCCCGTCTCTACCTTCCAACACCCCTTCTAGAACACCCACTAATGACCCTCCGAAACAGTTGCTGTCATCCGCGGTGATGCCAAGGTCTCCGGCACCGTCACCTTCGAGCAGGCCGACGAGAGCGCCCCGACCACCATCTCGTGGAACATTTCCGGCAACGATGCCAACGCCGAGCGCGGATTCCACGTCCACCAGTTCGGTGACAACACCAACGGCTGCACCTCCGCTGGTCCCCACTGTATGCTCCCTCCCTCATGTGATCTCATGTATACCTCGAGGTTCTAACACTATTTCCAGTCAACCCCTTCGCCAAGACCCACGGTGCTCCCACCGACTCTGAGCGCCACGTCGGTGACCTGGGCAACTTCAAGACTAATGCCGAGGGCAATGCCTCTGGCACCATGCAGGACAAGTTGGTGAAGCTGATCGGTGCCGAGAGCGTTCTGGGCGTAAGTTGATCTTGACGCTTTGTTTTTGTGGGAGAATCAAATATACTGACTGGGAGATCGATCTGTATAGCGTACCCTCGTCGTCCACGCTGGCACTGACGACCTCGGCAAGGGTGGCAACGAGGAGTCCAAGAAGACTGGTAACGCCGGTGCTCGCCCCGCTTGCGGTAAGTCCTTATTCTCGGGTGGAATGGAATGATACTGATGCAATTGATAGGTGTTATTGGAATTGCCAACTAAATTGGCTCCTGAAACTGAACGGATCGGATTCGATATGAGCCAGTCATTCTATCTTCCTTGAAGAGCACGGTATAGGACCTGGCTAGGATCAGATCTTGAATGAATGCCACTTTCTTTTGTCGGTCTAATCGGACTTCTCGTATGCCCGTACAGTAGACCCGTGTGTCCAGCTGTCATTATTTGCCGACCAAAATGTAGTGTAAGATGTACCGCTAGGCCAAAAAGTGAACGGCAATTAATTTTCACAGTTGACATTATTATTAGCAGATTAGGTAATGCAGATTAGCCCCCAAGTAGGACGATGTCTATAAAAGCCACCCTCGTATCCACAACCCATCTTCAGCCTACCTCACAGTTCAACTTATAACATACACTAAGAAAGTCCTGCATATCTGATTGACCTTCCTACAATCAACATGACCGTCCACCCCGAGCCCGAAATTGTGCTGTACGACCTGGCCTGCAACCAGAATGTCTGCTTCTCGCCCGTGGTCTGGCGCATCCGCTTCATGCTCAACTATAAGCAAATCCCGTACAGGACCATCTTCCTAGAATTTCCGGACATCGAGCCAACAATCAAAGGACTGTGAGCAGCGTCCCAGCCCATAGCTTCAAGCGTTCTGTCTGACTCTAACCTCTCACCCCTAGCGGCCTGGAACCCAGCAAGCCCAACATCAAATACACAGTCCCCGTCATCCTACACGTGCCGAGCCACACATACATGATGGACTCAGTGCCCATCTCACAGTTCATCGAGTCAACCTACCCCGATCCACCGGTACCACTGACCTCCGAATTGGGCCACGAGGTCGAAACTAAAGCCCGGGCCGTTCTCGGCCCGACAGTCCGCAACTCGGTGATGCCGCGCGAGATCAATATCTTGTCGCCGCGCGCTCAGGAGTTTTTCCGACGCACGCGCGAGGCTGGTCTGGGACACCCGCTTGAGGCCCTGCTCGACACCGATAAAGAGGAGCAGGCCTGGAGTGCTGTTAATGAGGACATGCGTGCATTTGGGGAGCTGATGATGACGCATAAGGCTGACGGGCCGTTTATCCTCGGTGCCAGGCCGAGTTATGCTGATTTCTTCATTGTAGGGTCTTTGCAGTCTAGCagggttgttgatgagggGGTGT
Encoded proteins:
- a CDS encoding uncharacterized protein (ID:PFLUO_005474-T1.cds;~source:funannotate) encodes the protein MTVHPEPEIVLYDLACNQNVCFSPVVWRIRFMLNYKQIPYRTIFLEFPDIEPTIKGLGLEPSKPNIKYTVPVILHVPSHTYMMDSVPISQFIESTYPDPPVPLTSELGHEVETKARAVLGPTVRNSVMPREINILSPRAQEFFRRTREAGLGHPLEALLDTDKEEQAWSAVNEDMRAFGELMMTHKADGPFILGARPSYADFFIVGSLQSSRVVDEGVFQRFMKFPGFKEIYEACVPLMDRKD
- a CDS encoding uncharacterized protein (ID:PFLUO_005473-T1.cds;~source:funannotate), producing MVKAVAVIRGDAKVSGTVTFEQADESAPTTISWNISGNDANAERGFHVHQFGDNTNGCTSAGPHFNPFAKTHGAPTDSERHVGDLGNFKTNAEGNASGTMQDKLVKLIGAESVLGRTLVVHAGTDDLGKGGNEESKKTGNAGARPACGVIGIAN
- a CDS encoding uncharacterized protein (ID:PFLUO_005472-T1.cds;~source:funannotate) — translated: MSSSLEQLKATGTVVVCDSGDFATIGKYKPQDATTNPSLLLAASKKPEYAKLIDTAVDYGKKKGKTVDEQVDATLDRLLVEFGREILQIIPGKVSTEVDAKLSFDTKGSVDKALHIIELYKEIGIPKERILIKIASTWEGIKAAHILQSQHGINCNLTLMFSTVQAIAAAEAGAFLISPFVGRILDWYKAAHKRDYTATEDPGVKSVQDIFNYYKKYGYKTIVMGASFRNVGEITELAGCDYLTIAPNLLEELYNSTAAVPKKLDAASAASLDIPKREYLNNEAEFRFDFNEQTMAVEKLREGISKFAADAVTLKDILKQKIQA